The Microlunatus soli genome contains the following window.
TCGAGAATCCGACTCCGGGGCATTCCGAGGAACAGCCCGATGGTCAGGGCGCTGCCGATGCCGCCGAGTCGTCGGCGACGGTGGCCCAGGTGGTCCGGGCGAGCTTCCTGCAGGCCCCGGCAGGTTCACAGGCTCGGGCAGACCTGCGAGCGGCGGTCGTCCCCGGTCTGCTCGCTGCGATCGAGGGCGAGACTCCGAATGTGCTGCACAGCGAGCCGACCAGCGTTCTCGTCCGGGTGTCGGGGAAATCGGTTCCGGTCACCGCCGACGGGCCGGATCGTCAGGCCTGGGCAGCGGCCCAGCGGGTGCCTCCGGTGACCGACCCCGCCAACGGCAATCCGCGGCTGTACGGGTTCGCCGGCGCGGCCGGCGGCTGCATCGTGCTGGCCCTGATCCTGGCGATCGCCGGTGTCTCCGCGGTCCTGGTGGTCCTCCTGCTGCTCGTCGGGGTGGTGTTCGGCGTGCTCGCCGGACGGGTGCTGCTGGGCCGACGGGCAGAGCAGCAGGAACACCAGCGTCAGCAGCAGTCCAACAACGAACGGATCGAGCAGGCCGTACGCAGCGCGCAGCAGACCGACGCGACGCAGCGCGACGCGGTGCAGCAGTCCGCTGCCCAGCTCGATCGGATCCGGGCAGCACTCAGCGCCGGTTAGCCCGCCCCCAGGAGTCCCGCGGCACGGCAGTTCGGATGCCGAGATCTCGTCCTGCGGAATGTACTCTGACGCCCCGTGAGTAGCACCGAAACAGCCACCGATCCGAATCAGCCGGTCGCGAGCCGGTCGACCAGCACGACGGCCACAGCCACCGCGACGGCGGCGGTACCGGCCAGGGCGACCCGGCTGCGTGGTTTGGACGGCCTGCGGTTCGTAGCGGCGTTCGCCGTGCTCGGCTATCACTTCACCGGGATCGGGCTGGACACCTGGGGTGTGATCCCCGCCGTCAAGTTCCCGACCCTGCAGCACCTCACCCGCTACGGCTTCATCGGCGTCGAGCTGTTCTTCATGATCTCCGGCTTCGTGATCTTGATGACGGCGTACGGACGCAAGCTGGAGGACTTCGTGGCCTCGCGTGCGTCGCGGCTGTTCCCTGCGTACTGGGCGGCGGTGATCATCACCGTCATCCTGCAGCAGTTCTGGCACGGTGGCCGCGGGACCGGACTGATGGACGGGCTGGTCAATCTGACGATGATGCAGGGCGCCTTCGATGTCAGCCCGGTGCAGGGCGCCTTCTGGACCCTCTGGGTCGAGTTGAAGTTCTATCTGCTGATGGGCGTCTTCGTGCTGGTCGGGATCACCCGCCGACGGGTGCTCGCGTTCGCGCTGATCTGGCCGGTGATGGGGCAACTCGCCGATGCCACCGACACCAACTTGCTGAACTCGCTGCTGTTCCCGACCTATGCTCCGTTCTTCGCCGTCGGCATGTTGCTGTTCCTGATCTACCGCGATCGCGGTGACATCGTCGCCTGGCTCGGCGTCGGACTGAACCTGATCTGGTGTCTGCAATACGTCACCGACTACGCCGAGCGGGCCAGCGAGTTGGTGAAGCGACCGGTCTCACCGACCGTGTTGGCCGTCATCGTGCTGCTGATGGTGGTGGCGATCTGGGCCGTGAGCTCGGGCCCGTTGGCAGCACTGGACTGGCGCTGGCTGACCGTGGTCGGTGGGCTGACCTATCCGCTGTATCTGATCCACGTCCAGTTCGGTTTCTTCATCATCGACCTCACCCACGAGCACCTGCCCGCCTATCTGGTGCTGGCGATGGCGATCGCCGTGGTGCTGGTGCTGGCCGTCCTGCTGCACTACGGGGTGGAGGAACGGCTGCACCGGCCGATGCGCAAGGCCGTCCGCAACGCGTTGAACAAGACCAGCCAGGCCGCCACCGGAGGCCGCAACGGTTGATCACCGGCCGGTTCACCGGCAGGTCTGATCAATGAGG
Protein-coding sequences here:
- a CDS encoding acyltransferase family protein, with the translated sequence MSSTETATDPNQPVASRSTSTTATATATAAVPARATRLRGLDGLRFVAAFAVLGYHFTGIGLDTWGVIPAVKFPTLQHLTRYGFIGVELFFMISGFVILMTAYGRKLEDFVASRASRLFPAYWAAVIITVILQQFWHGGRGTGLMDGLVNLTMMQGAFDVSPVQGAFWTLWVELKFYLLMGVFVLVGITRRRVLAFALIWPVMGQLADATDTNLLNSLLFPTYAPFFAVGMLLFLIYRDRGDIVAWLGVGLNLIWCLQYVTDYAERASELVKRPVSPTVLAVIVLLMVVAIWAVSSGPLAALDWRWLTVVGGLTYPLYLIHVQFGFFIIDLTHEHLPAYLVLAMAIAVVLVLAVLLHYGVEERLHRPMRKAVRNALNKTSQAATGGRNG